The nucleotide sequence TGATAATAAGAAAAATGGCATATCACCATTATTTCGCAAGCAGCCAAATTAAAAAACAACTGAATTCCAATTACAAAATTTAAAAGACGCTTAATCCGCTGCTTAGGCCAAAGCAGAGTGTTTTGCCATCGCTCATAAGCATTGGTTAAAAACGCTTTCTTGAGCGCTACAACCAATACCGGGGTCCCCCACCTCGCTAACGTGGGAAGGCACCCGGAGCTGAGGGGAACCACCAGGGGCAACCGATAGGAGGAAACATATTTTGCATCTCAATCTTGTTTTTAATACTAATAAGTAGTTAATCAACATCTAACTGGATTAGAATTCGGTATTAGTTGTATTATCATTTTTTATTGTGCGAGACCAAACAATGACATGAAAATCATCACCATGCGTGCAGGACTGAGTAGATCGGAAGGACAAAAAAAAACTGAATGCTGAATTGAAAATTAGCTAaatgaaaaacaggaaggcgttTTTCAAAGCGTTTTTTGGActcttctctttttccttttttgagGGATTTTTTTAGATGCTTCCCAGTCTTGTGGGCATCTCTAAACCTGCAAAACCCAACAGAAAAGCCGGCGCCTCACCCGTAGACGCGTGAAATGCGCCCCCCAATCTAGAAACTGCTCACTGGCATGCAGCATTCCTCCCGCTGGGGACCCACTAGCAGCGACACATCCGGCCGTTCCGTTTTCTCGCCAGCTCGAAGGTAAACACACGCGCAcacaaacaaaaagaaaagaaaagaaaatataagagTTCAAAAAGGCAGGGGAAAGAGAGCGAAACGCTATAAAAACGCGACCACCGCCTCCGAGACGACGAAGCCGACCAAAGTAAGCAACGCCGCCGACCCCTCGAGGTAAGGTCTCCGCGCCCCCAAAATCCTCCTCCCCGGAATCCCGCCGCCTCCCACTCCGTTCGTCTGTCCCCTCCTCCTCCGCGCCCCGCCTCGCGGAAATGCCCGCGATCGAATCGGCCCGGTGGCGGTTTTTGCGGCGGTCGGCGTTTCGGCGCAGGCGGGGATGCCAcgcgcgcgctctctctctctccgcggTTGACCGGGGTTAGGCGCGGGTTCGTGGTGGGGAAGCGATTTGTTAGGTTTGGTGTGCGGTTTGAAGGTTCTCTGCGATCATGGTTCGATGCCCTGGATCTCGGCGCTCGTAGTCGGCCAGCCACTGTCTGTCTAAGTTGGTGTGGGCTGTGTGTAGGGAGGTCGCAGATGCCGGGTTTGGTAGTGAAATTTCTAGTGTTTGGAGTTTATGCGAGGTGATTTTTGTAGTTTGGGATGGGAATTTCTGTCAGACGGCGCAGTTTATTTTCAGTTGAAATGGTTGCAGAAATCCCGCGCTGTAGTATGATGGATGTGATATGTACATGTGCAAATTCGATGTTCTCAGATAGAGCAAAGTCTAGCTGATGTACGCTTTCAATCCGTGAGATGATTTCTGGTTCGAGGTTGTTTCAGATTTTGTTTCTGACATCGAAATGCTTTGCTGTCATcgggaacaactttgatgtttcaaAGTGCTGACATAAACCACTTAAACGAACAAAAAACTTTAAAACTGATGCTCCTTCTGAACGTATATGGTGGTTCAAATGCTGTTGTTCTAGAAGGCTTCATTGGTTAGGAGATGACATCGGTGCTCTGAAGTTAAATGAATATGCTCCTGTGTAATCCTGTAATATTTTTCCTGATAAAAATCATTTATGTGCTTTCTGTAGTAGGGGTGAAACAAGGCAAAGGGAGAGTAATGTGGCGTCGCTGCATTTGCTGTCAAGCCACTGAGTTTGATGAGAATGAAAATGGGCGTGCCAAGGCCAAGGCCCCAACAAATAACGTAGATGGTACACTTATTTACCTTGATTGTATCATTTGCTTGCTAGTTTACAGTTATCATGCCACTTAAACTTAAAACTCTGTTCTGGTCATTTATCTGACATTCACCACATAGAATTTGATGTTATTTCCTCTGCTTTTTCAAGGAATGAAAAAGGGTTTGAAAGATTCTGCTACTGTGAAAGCCGAGCCACAAGATTCAGCTCCCTCTATCAATATTCCTGTTCTATCTTTGGATGAATTAATAGAAAAGACTGATGATTTTGGGGCAAAGGCTTTAATAGGCGAAGGGTCTTATGGGAGAGTGTACTATGCTGTCCTTGATGATGGGACAAAAATGGCAGTGAAGAAACTTGATGCTACTGAAAATGAGCCCATATCAGAATTCTCGACTCAGGTTGGCTTACTATTGAAGATTGGACTTATTCTTCTGGTTATACATCTGACACTTCTTAATGCATGAAGTGTTCTCTAATTTTAAATATGTATATTTTTCTGAAAATGCACGGAGAGTCCATCAGCAATGATCCACACTTTCTTATGCTAGGTTTCCTTGGTTTCAAGATTGAAACATGAAAACTTCGTAGATATATTGGGATACTGTATGGAGCGTAACCTTCGCATAGTAGCCTATGAATTTGCCACCATGGGGTCTCTGCATGATGTTCTACATGGTATGATTATGCATATCCATCATACTCCACAGTTTGATACAAAATTTCCTATTCTCGTTGGGAACTTGGGGATTGGGGTGGTACAGCTATTGTGGATTATTTGTAAGCAATTATGTTTTAACTTGTGCTAACAGGAAGAAAAGGAGTACAAGGTGCACAACCTGGTCCACCACTTAATTGGATGCAGCGAATGAAAATTGCTGTTGATGCTGCCAAAGGACTTGAATATCTGCACGAGAAGGTCCAGCCTTCTATTGTACATAGAGATGTTAGATCCAGCAACATCCTCTTATTTGAGGACTTCAAGGCCAAGATTGCAGACTTCAATCTTTCAAATCAGGCTCCAGATATGGCTGCTCGGTTGCATTCTACTCGTGTGTTGGGAACCTTCGGTTATCATGCCCCAGAGTACAGAATCCTATACTTTCAAACTACCAAATCCGTGATGAATTAATACTTTGATAACTATTTTATTgctaaaatatactccctccgtcccaaattaagtgactcaactttgtactagctttagtacaaaattagtacaaaattagtacaaagtttAGTCACTtactttgggacggagggagtagttctctttGGAGTGTGAACTTGTCTAGTTAATTCTGTATAAAATCGATTGCATTGCTTGTTCAAAGCAGAGGTTAAAAAATGTCAACAGATAAGCACATTTATCAGCAACATTAGAATTTAATCATTCCCTGGCATTTATTTGTACATTTTGGCACTTAGCATTTATAGCAATATGCTGAGAAACTTGTGTCGTTGTAGAATCCATCAGCCTGTTTTTTCTCTTCTGTTCGGATTTTGTTTGACCAGATAAAACTGGTTTATACTCAACTACCAATCTGAAAAAGAATCAAGTTCACCAGGTGGAGGCAACCCAGTTTCCTGTACTTGGGCAGAATCAGACACAAATATTTATGTATTTTATCTTCTACTCCCTTTgttccataattcttgtcgtggtttcagttcaaatttgaactaaaccaCGGCcagaattatggaacggagggagtattaaccaTTACTGTTACTGGCCAGAAACTTGTAAACTCTCCCTGGCAGTAAACACTCTAATATGGGGGTACTCCTTACATAAAACCTTTCTTGAAGTGATGCAATTGTCTACAGAATTCTGATATTACAGAATACTGTTTTTGTATAACTAATGCTTTGTAATAATATAAACTTTCTAGGTACGCAATGACTGGTCAGCTGACCCAGAAGAGTGATGTGTATAGTTTTGGGGTTGTTCTCTTGGAACTTCTGACAGGAAGAAAGCCTGTGGACCATACAGCGCCCCGAGGGCAGCAGAGCCTGGTTACATGGGTAATGCTCACATCGTAGTTACTTATTTCTCATAATAACAAGACACATCCCCATCCTTCACTGTGGACTTTGTTAACCAGTTCTCTGAGCATATAGCTTCTGTTGTGCAGGCTACACCAAGATTAACTGAAGACAAGGTGAAGGGTTGCATAGATCCCCGGTTGGAGGGTGAATATCCGCCGAAGGGACTTGCAAAGGTCTCCCTACTCTTGTCTCTTGCCCCCTCTTTTGTATACCCACTAGCTTGACAACTTGTAACTTTTCCATCTGTTTTCGCACTTTTCACCTTCGCACCTTAATACAGCTTGGGGCGGTAGCAGCTCTGTGTGTGCAATATGAAGCCGAGTTCCGTCCAAGCATGAGCATTGTGGTGAAGGCTTTATCTCCCCTTACCTTGAGCAGGCAAACTCCACCTGGACCACCACCAGCTCTGGACAGTTGATCCACAGAATTAACCAAAGAAATAAGTTAGTCCATACGGTTCTGTCATTGGATATCTCATCGCATGTTTAAGGTGCTAAGAGTTATGTTTGTGTCATCGCGCAGGATACCTCTTTAACTGAAGATGGCCTGCACGAAGATAGTCCGTCCGCTCGCCTTAAGCTGATGATGATATGCAAGTCAAGACATGAGGAAATTGGAGCCTTGTCAGATCACTTTATAACTAACTAAATTAAGACGTGTGGCTTTGGTGGAACACAGAGACGTCCTTTTCTAGTAGTATATCTCTAAAACTTCGGAATTATATCTGTAGAGAACAATATCTGCATTTTTCACATTCGTTGAGGGTGGATTGTAAAACTTCCTGACGTGCTACTTTTGGGCTTTGGCCTAACTATAGGGGACGAAATACCTTTCTTACGAGTTACGATCCTCCTGGCCGTGCATCAGCTGAGGAACAATGGTTCCTCTATTACCGTCCTTGGGGTTATGATTTCTTGATTCTCATTATAGATCCTTCACTAAGATCATGTAGTCTGCGTACGTGGGAACAACTACGGTATTTTCAACTGGTTTATATACAGTCCTGCCCCCTCGCATCCAACGGTTGGCCTATTGCAGTTTACCTTGTTAGGGCATGTTCAACGGCAACCTGCAAAAAACCTCCTGCATCTATTTGTGGAGTGGAGGCAGCCATCCAATGCTAGTTGCATACATTTCAAATCGCATTTtaactaaccggatgaaattcatgcaaatagGCTGATATTTATCACAATTtggatagaaaatagcacaaaGTATCCACACATAGCATGCAAATTAAGTCTAATATAACAAGGTCTCAAACTCGACTAGATCTCGGATGTCCAACAAAATTTTTCAGGAACGGATCATGTCCTCCCGCACATACTTCTCCCTCAGTTTCATCCAACAGCGCGTTCACGTAAATGGCCGTCCCCCTCACCCGTGGTTCAACACGGCAGCGCGTGTGGGCTACAtataatgtgtagaccaacattGAGTAAATAAATCAATCAACAAGTTTAGCAAGAGGACGTGTAGACCAACATTGAGTAAATAAATCAATCAATAAGTTTAGCAAGAGGAAATAAAACTTACCATCTCCTCCATGCCCAAgtgcaatggccaccttgccttGAGCTGACTGACCAAATTGCAGAACTTGATGACGTTAACCTAGATAGCGTGCCAGCGATACGACAATGACCTCACTTGTGTGGTCGCATGATGTACACGTCGTAAGGCGCAATGTGCTTTCCTGTGTAAAACTTTTCATGCACTTGCTCCTAGAAGGGCGGCTCTCTGGTCCTGCCTATGAAATCCGTGGATACGGCCAGCCACGCATCGCACAACTCATCCTTCATGGTCGAGTAGCTCACCATCATTCGTACTCTAAAAATGACATAGCATTTGAAACTAAGCTCAAtgacatttgaccgaacacctgccAGGCGTGGTGTTCGCCATGGAGGTCGTCAACAGGGGGCGGAGTGTACCTGGGTACAAATGGCTCCAAGGCTGAAAGCTCCGTCGGAACAGCGAGCGGGCACGTCGGTGCTGGTTGCGGACGTCCgacaatgccggagacgaacaacGGCGACGACGGAGGTGGAGGGTGCGGATGCAAAGTAAAAGGGGGAGAAGGGGCGGAGTGGAAGGAAATGGGACCGGGAGGGAAGATTGGGTCGGGAGGG is from Triticum aestivum cultivar Chinese Spring chromosome 3A, IWGSC CS RefSeq v2.1, whole genome shotgun sequence and encodes:
- the LOC123062847 gene encoding PTI1-like tyrosine-protein kinase 2; amino-acid sequence: MWRRCICCQATEFDENENGRAKAKAPTNNVDGMKKGLKDSATVKAEPQDSAPSINIPVLSLDELIEKTDDFGAKALIGEGSYGRVYYAVLDDGTKMAVKKLDATENEPISEFSTQVSLVSRLKHENFVDILGYCMERNLRIVAYEFATMGSLHDVLHGRKGVQGAQPGPPLNWMQRMKIAVDAAKGLEYLHEKVQPSIVHRDVRSSNILLFEDFKAKIADFNLSNQAPDMAARLHSTRVLGTFGYHAPEYAMTGQLTQKSDVYSFGVVLLELLTGRKPVDHTAPRGQQSLVTWATPRLTEDKVKGCIDPRLEGEYPPKGLAKLGAVAALCVQYEAEFRPSMSIVVKALSPLTLSRQTPPGPPPALDS